A stretch of Falco rusticolus isolate bFalRus1 chromosome 2, bFalRus1.pri, whole genome shotgun sequence DNA encodes these proteins:
- the NYX gene encoding nyctalopin isoform X2 yields MGMARSSLTVILWVPHVQAVWACVRSCPANCVCTQERSCSVLCDRVGLGQIPSEFPCEASSINLDKNSIKFLSERAFGTLPSLKSLSLNHNNISFITPGAFKGLPSLTELKMAHNEYIRYLHTRTFTALRRLVKLDLADCNLFNIPDRIFIELPALQELFCFQNNFRRIPGAIRGMENLTHVYLERNRIEAVAYNSLQGLTKLKYLNLQDNRINVVHERAFQGCQKMEYLYLNDNLISELPENSFDGLRCLKMLNLGGNFLRNVSNTWFGDLGELEVLYLDRNRINYIEEGAFENLTSLVALHLNSNNLTTLPFSVFQPVYFLGQLYLFRNPWECDCRIEWLKEWMENYRLVRDIPCASPSSVAGIDLMDVLYERSPEGYCLDPVEVNITSEGPTPSGEPWSTTESKFNSLISKLLLQMGLPEEVANTTEGYSNTTQLDGLTDGVSSGVGEDSIEAISFSFYFPALFTVIVLKCK; encoded by the coding sequence ATGGGGATGGCACGTTCCTCTCTGACAGTGATCCTTTGGGTCCCCCACGTCCAGGCGGTGTGGGCCTGCGTGCGGTCCTGCCCTGCCAACTGCGTGTGCACCCAGGAACGGAGCTGCTCCGTCCTCTGCGATCGTGTCGGCCTGGGGCAGATCCCTAGCGAGTTCCCTTGTGAAGCCTCCTCTATCAACCTGGACAAGAACAGCATCAAGTTCCTCTCTGAGAGGGCCTTTGGGACTTTGCCTTCCCTCAAATCCCTGTCGCTCAACCACAACAATATCTCCTTCATCACCCCGGGGGCTTTCAAGGGGCTGCCCAGCTTGACCGAGCTGAAGATGGCCCACAACGAGTACATTCGCTATCTCCACACGCGGACTTTCACTGCCCTGAGACGGCTGGTGAAGCTGGACCTGGCAGACTGCAACCTTTTCAACATCCCAGACAGGATCTTCATcgagctgcctgctctgcaggagctcTTCTGCTTCCAGAACAACTTCCGGAGGATCCCAGGGGCCATCAGGGGCATGGAGAACCTGACCCACGTTTACCTGGAGAGAAACAGGATTGAAGCCGTAGCCTACAACTCCCTGCAGGGACTGACAAAGCTGAAATACCTGAATCTGCAGGACAACAGGATAAATGTCGTTCATGAGCGAGCTTTTCAGGGCTGCCAGAAGATGGAGTACCTGTACCTGAATGACAACTTGATTAGTGAGCTTCCAGAAAACTCCTTCGATGGCTTGAGGTGCCTGAAGATGCTCAACCTGGGGGGGAATTTTCTCAGGAACGTTTCCAACACGTGGTTCGGGGAcctgggggagctggaggtCCTCTACCTGGACCGCAACAGGATCAACTACATCGAGGAGGGGGCTTTTGAAAACCTCACCAGCCTTGTCGCATTGCACTTGAACAGCAACAACCTGACGACCTTGcccttttctgtcttccagcCGGTGTACTTCCTCGGGCAGCTGTACCTCTTCCGCAACCCCTGGGAGTGCGACTGCCGCATCGAGTGGCTGAAGGAGTGGATGGAGAATTACAGGCTTGTCAGGGATATCCCCTGtgcctccccctcctctgtAGCTGGGATTGACCTCATGGATGTGCTCTATGAGAGATCGCCAGAAGGTTACTGTCTTGACCCAGTGGAGGTTAACATCACGTCTGAAGGCCCGACCCCAAGTGGAGAGCCTTGGTCTACCACCGAGAGCAAGTTCAACAGCCTTATCTCCAAACTCTTGCTCCAGATGGGCCTTCCCGAAGAGGTGGCAAACACCACTGAAGGCTACAGTAACACCACACAGCTGGACGGACTAACTGATGGGGTTTCttctggggtgggggaagacAGTATCGAGGCcatctccttctctttttaCTTCCCAGCACTTTTTACAGTgattgttttgaaatgcaaatag
- the NYX gene encoding nyctalopin isoform X1, translating to MTEDETCLCSSCVLLDLSNLLARPEMPLANNQVILWVPHVQAVWACVRSCPANCVCTQERSCSVLCDRVGLGQIPSEFPCEASSINLDKNSIKFLSERAFGTLPSLKSLSLNHNNISFITPGAFKGLPSLTELKMAHNEYIRYLHTRTFTALRRLVKLDLADCNLFNIPDRIFIELPALQELFCFQNNFRRIPGAIRGMENLTHVYLERNRIEAVAYNSLQGLTKLKYLNLQDNRINVVHERAFQGCQKMEYLYLNDNLISELPENSFDGLRCLKMLNLGGNFLRNVSNTWFGDLGELEVLYLDRNRINYIEEGAFENLTSLVALHLNSNNLTTLPFSVFQPVYFLGQLYLFRNPWECDCRIEWLKEWMENYRLVRDIPCASPSSVAGIDLMDVLYERSPEGYCLDPVEVNITSEGPTPSGEPWSTTESKFNSLISKLLLQMGLPEEVANTTEGYSNTTQLDGLTDGVSSGVGEDSIEAISFSFYFPALFTVIVLKCK from the coding sequence TGATCCTTTGGGTCCCCCACGTCCAGGCGGTGTGGGCCTGCGTGCGGTCCTGCCCTGCCAACTGCGTGTGCACCCAGGAACGGAGCTGCTCCGTCCTCTGCGATCGTGTCGGCCTGGGGCAGATCCCTAGCGAGTTCCCTTGTGAAGCCTCCTCTATCAACCTGGACAAGAACAGCATCAAGTTCCTCTCTGAGAGGGCCTTTGGGACTTTGCCTTCCCTCAAATCCCTGTCGCTCAACCACAACAATATCTCCTTCATCACCCCGGGGGCTTTCAAGGGGCTGCCCAGCTTGACCGAGCTGAAGATGGCCCACAACGAGTACATTCGCTATCTCCACACGCGGACTTTCACTGCCCTGAGACGGCTGGTGAAGCTGGACCTGGCAGACTGCAACCTTTTCAACATCCCAGACAGGATCTTCATcgagctgcctgctctgcaggagctcTTCTGCTTCCAGAACAACTTCCGGAGGATCCCAGGGGCCATCAGGGGCATGGAGAACCTGACCCACGTTTACCTGGAGAGAAACAGGATTGAAGCCGTAGCCTACAACTCCCTGCAGGGACTGACAAAGCTGAAATACCTGAATCTGCAGGACAACAGGATAAATGTCGTTCATGAGCGAGCTTTTCAGGGCTGCCAGAAGATGGAGTACCTGTACCTGAATGACAACTTGATTAGTGAGCTTCCAGAAAACTCCTTCGATGGCTTGAGGTGCCTGAAGATGCTCAACCTGGGGGGGAATTTTCTCAGGAACGTTTCCAACACGTGGTTCGGGGAcctgggggagctggaggtCCTCTACCTGGACCGCAACAGGATCAACTACATCGAGGAGGGGGCTTTTGAAAACCTCACCAGCCTTGTCGCATTGCACTTGAACAGCAACAACCTGACGACCTTGcccttttctgtcttccagcCGGTGTACTTCCTCGGGCAGCTGTACCTCTTCCGCAACCCCTGGGAGTGCGACTGCCGCATCGAGTGGCTGAAGGAGTGGATGGAGAATTACAGGCTTGTCAGGGATATCCCCTGtgcctccccctcctctgtAGCTGGGATTGACCTCATGGATGTGCTCTATGAGAGATCGCCAGAAGGTTACTGTCTTGACCCAGTGGAGGTTAACATCACGTCTGAAGGCCCGACCCCAAGTGGAGAGCCTTGGTCTACCACCGAGAGCAAGTTCAACAGCCTTATCTCCAAACTCTTGCTCCAGATGGGCCTTCCCGAAGAGGTGGCAAACACCACTGAAGGCTACAGTAACACCACACAGCTGGACGGACTAACTGATGGGGTTTCttctggggtgggggaagacAGTATCGAGGCcatctccttctctttttaCTTCCCAGCACTTTTTACAGTgattgttttgaaatgcaaatag
- the NYX gene encoding nyctalopin isoform X3 → MFAIILNVILWVPHVQAVWACVRSCPANCVCTQERSCSVLCDRVGLGQIPSEFPCEASSINLDKNSIKFLSERAFGTLPSLKSLSLNHNNISFITPGAFKGLPSLTELKMAHNEYIRYLHTRTFTALRRLVKLDLADCNLFNIPDRIFIELPALQELFCFQNNFRRIPGAIRGMENLTHVYLERNRIEAVAYNSLQGLTKLKYLNLQDNRINVVHERAFQGCQKMEYLYLNDNLISELPENSFDGLRCLKMLNLGGNFLRNVSNTWFGDLGELEVLYLDRNRINYIEEGAFENLTSLVALHLNSNNLTTLPFSVFQPVYFLGQLYLFRNPWECDCRIEWLKEWMENYRLVRDIPCASPSSVAGIDLMDVLYERSPEGYCLDPVEVNITSEGPTPSGEPWSTTESKFNSLISKLLLQMGLPEEVANTTEGYSNTTQLDGLTDGVSSGVGEDSIEAISFSFYFPALFTVIVLKCK, encoded by the coding sequence TGATCCTTTGGGTCCCCCACGTCCAGGCGGTGTGGGCCTGCGTGCGGTCCTGCCCTGCCAACTGCGTGTGCACCCAGGAACGGAGCTGCTCCGTCCTCTGCGATCGTGTCGGCCTGGGGCAGATCCCTAGCGAGTTCCCTTGTGAAGCCTCCTCTATCAACCTGGACAAGAACAGCATCAAGTTCCTCTCTGAGAGGGCCTTTGGGACTTTGCCTTCCCTCAAATCCCTGTCGCTCAACCACAACAATATCTCCTTCATCACCCCGGGGGCTTTCAAGGGGCTGCCCAGCTTGACCGAGCTGAAGATGGCCCACAACGAGTACATTCGCTATCTCCACACGCGGACTTTCACTGCCCTGAGACGGCTGGTGAAGCTGGACCTGGCAGACTGCAACCTTTTCAACATCCCAGACAGGATCTTCATcgagctgcctgctctgcaggagctcTTCTGCTTCCAGAACAACTTCCGGAGGATCCCAGGGGCCATCAGGGGCATGGAGAACCTGACCCACGTTTACCTGGAGAGAAACAGGATTGAAGCCGTAGCCTACAACTCCCTGCAGGGACTGACAAAGCTGAAATACCTGAATCTGCAGGACAACAGGATAAATGTCGTTCATGAGCGAGCTTTTCAGGGCTGCCAGAAGATGGAGTACCTGTACCTGAATGACAACTTGATTAGTGAGCTTCCAGAAAACTCCTTCGATGGCTTGAGGTGCCTGAAGATGCTCAACCTGGGGGGGAATTTTCTCAGGAACGTTTCCAACACGTGGTTCGGGGAcctgggggagctggaggtCCTCTACCTGGACCGCAACAGGATCAACTACATCGAGGAGGGGGCTTTTGAAAACCTCACCAGCCTTGTCGCATTGCACTTGAACAGCAACAACCTGACGACCTTGcccttttctgtcttccagcCGGTGTACTTCCTCGGGCAGCTGTACCTCTTCCGCAACCCCTGGGAGTGCGACTGCCGCATCGAGTGGCTGAAGGAGTGGATGGAGAATTACAGGCTTGTCAGGGATATCCCCTGtgcctccccctcctctgtAGCTGGGATTGACCTCATGGATGTGCTCTATGAGAGATCGCCAGAAGGTTACTGTCTTGACCCAGTGGAGGTTAACATCACGTCTGAAGGCCCGACCCCAAGTGGAGAGCCTTGGTCTACCACCGAGAGCAAGTTCAACAGCCTTATCTCCAAACTCTTGCTCCAGATGGGCCTTCCCGAAGAGGTGGCAAACACCACTGAAGGCTACAGTAACACCACACAGCTGGACGGACTAACTGATGGGGTTTCttctggggtgggggaagacAGTATCGAGGCcatctccttctctttttaCTTCCCAGCACTTTTTACAGTgattgttttgaaatgcaaatag
- the NYX gene encoding nyctalopin isoform X4, with protein sequence MPLANNQVILWVPHVQAVWACVRSCPANCVCTQERSCSVLCDRVGLGQIPSEFPCEASSINLDKNSIKFLSERAFGTLPSLKSLSLNHNNISFITPGAFKGLPSLTELKMAHNEYIRYLHTRTFTALRRLVKLDLADCNLFNIPDRIFIELPALQELFCFQNNFRRIPGAIRGMENLTHVYLERNRIEAVAYNSLQGLTKLKYLNLQDNRINVVHERAFQGCQKMEYLYLNDNLISELPENSFDGLRCLKMLNLGGNFLRNVSNTWFGDLGELEVLYLDRNRINYIEEGAFENLTSLVALHLNSNNLTTLPFSVFQPVYFLGQLYLFRNPWECDCRIEWLKEWMENYRLVRDIPCASPSSVAGIDLMDVLYERSPEGYCLDPVEVNITSEGPTPSGEPWSTTESKFNSLISKLLLQMGLPEEVANTTEGYSNTTQLDGLTDGVSSGVGEDSIEAISFSFYFPALFTVIVLKCK encoded by the coding sequence TGATCCTTTGGGTCCCCCACGTCCAGGCGGTGTGGGCCTGCGTGCGGTCCTGCCCTGCCAACTGCGTGTGCACCCAGGAACGGAGCTGCTCCGTCCTCTGCGATCGTGTCGGCCTGGGGCAGATCCCTAGCGAGTTCCCTTGTGAAGCCTCCTCTATCAACCTGGACAAGAACAGCATCAAGTTCCTCTCTGAGAGGGCCTTTGGGACTTTGCCTTCCCTCAAATCCCTGTCGCTCAACCACAACAATATCTCCTTCATCACCCCGGGGGCTTTCAAGGGGCTGCCCAGCTTGACCGAGCTGAAGATGGCCCACAACGAGTACATTCGCTATCTCCACACGCGGACTTTCACTGCCCTGAGACGGCTGGTGAAGCTGGACCTGGCAGACTGCAACCTTTTCAACATCCCAGACAGGATCTTCATcgagctgcctgctctgcaggagctcTTCTGCTTCCAGAACAACTTCCGGAGGATCCCAGGGGCCATCAGGGGCATGGAGAACCTGACCCACGTTTACCTGGAGAGAAACAGGATTGAAGCCGTAGCCTACAACTCCCTGCAGGGACTGACAAAGCTGAAATACCTGAATCTGCAGGACAACAGGATAAATGTCGTTCATGAGCGAGCTTTTCAGGGCTGCCAGAAGATGGAGTACCTGTACCTGAATGACAACTTGATTAGTGAGCTTCCAGAAAACTCCTTCGATGGCTTGAGGTGCCTGAAGATGCTCAACCTGGGGGGGAATTTTCTCAGGAACGTTTCCAACACGTGGTTCGGGGAcctgggggagctggaggtCCTCTACCTGGACCGCAACAGGATCAACTACATCGAGGAGGGGGCTTTTGAAAACCTCACCAGCCTTGTCGCATTGCACTTGAACAGCAACAACCTGACGACCTTGcccttttctgtcttccagcCGGTGTACTTCCTCGGGCAGCTGTACCTCTTCCGCAACCCCTGGGAGTGCGACTGCCGCATCGAGTGGCTGAAGGAGTGGATGGAGAATTACAGGCTTGTCAGGGATATCCCCTGtgcctccccctcctctgtAGCTGGGATTGACCTCATGGATGTGCTCTATGAGAGATCGCCAGAAGGTTACTGTCTTGACCCAGTGGAGGTTAACATCACGTCTGAAGGCCCGACCCCAAGTGGAGAGCCTTGGTCTACCACCGAGAGCAAGTTCAACAGCCTTATCTCCAAACTCTTGCTCCAGATGGGCCTTCCCGAAGAGGTGGCAAACACCACTGAAGGCTACAGTAACACCACACAGCTGGACGGACTAACTGATGGGGTTTCttctggggtgggggaagacAGTATCGAGGCcatctccttctctttttaCTTCCCAGCACTTTTTACAGTgattgttttgaaatgcaaatag